In Phaseolus vulgaris cultivar G19833 chromosome 10, P. vulgaris v2.0, whole genome shotgun sequence, a single genomic region encodes these proteins:
- the LOC137818071 gene encoding disease resistance protein RPV1-like has protein sequence MPSVHTLREGTPHGDQYGPCPVTSQYDVFVSFRGVNVRRGFLSHLIEAFSQKQIAFFADDNIQKREDLYEALLGAIEESLISLVIFSENYASSRWCLLELEKILECRRKNGQIAVPIFYKVDPSDVRHQRRSYGDAFVKHERNYSFTVQRWRSTLSESANLSGFHSSIFQ, from the exons ATGCCTTCCGTTCACACCCTTCGTgagggaactcctcacggaGATCAATACGGTCCCTGCCCAGTTACATCCCA GTACGATGTATTTGTTAGCTTCAGAGGCGTAAATGTCCGTCGAGGTTTCCTCAGCCATTTGATTGAGGCATTTTCTCAGAAGCAAATTGCTTTCTTCGCAGATGATAACATTCAGAAAAGGGAAGATCTATATGAAGCACTATTAGGAGCCATTGAAGAATCATTAATTTCTTTGGTTATATTTTCAGAAAACTATGCTTCTTCGAGATGGTGTTTGTTAGAGCTTGAGAAAATTTTGGAGTGCAGGAGAAAGAATGGACAAATTGCAGTGCCTATTTTCTACAAAGTAGATCCTTCAGACGTTCGACATCAAAGGAGGAGTTATGGTGATGCTTTTGTTAAACATGAAAGAAACTATTCCTTCACTGTGCAAAGATGGCGATCTACTTTGAGTGAATCTGCTAATCTATCAGGATTTCATTCATCAATTTTTCAGTGA